Within the Barnesiella intestinihominis YIT 11860 genome, the region TAGAATTTGTATTTTATAACTCTGTTTAAGAGGAAGAAGTGCAAAAGTTCGAGGGAGAGGCTGATTTTATCGAGGATAACGTATTGTTGTCTGGAAGCTTAGGCTTTGCCTAAACTAAAATTGCAATGGTGGAAAACGACAGTATCGGGTGGTATGTAGCGAAAACGTATCGGCAGGAACGTAAGATCAAAGACCTTCTTGCCCGTATGGGTGTAGAGCATTTTGTACCTTTCCATCAAGTCGTAAAGGAGATTAATGGGAAGCGAAAAAAAGTAGAAGAGCCTTTTGTGAACGGGTTGATATTTGTTCGAGGAAATAAAAAAAGTTGCATTGAGTTGATTAACGAATATGGGTATCCTATGAGATATTTGCGGGATTTTTCCACTCGTTCGCTT harbors:
- a CDS encoding UpxY family transcription antiterminator encodes the protein MVENDSIGWYVAKTYRQERKIKDLLARMGVEHFVPFHQVVKEINGKRKKVEEPFVNGLIFVRGNKKSCIELINEYGYPMRYLRDFSTRSLLRVPDKQMEDFIYLVDRHENEIELFPHDLKRGDRVRVVAGTFAGIEGELIRIAGHRRVVVRLENLFSIATVFIPGGYLEKICDR